The Comamonas testosteroni genome contains the following window.
TTCTGCATAGAGCTTCTGAGCATCTAGATCCTCAGATTTACCCAACGTCCCTGCAATTGGACGCATTGAAAGACGTCGACCTTCTACACGAACATAGTTCTCTGGACTGGCCCCAACAAGATCCATATCTGGAGCTTGGTGCAGGAACATATACGGCGAAGGATTTTGCTCTCGTAATAATGCGTAAAAAGCACTTGGAGGCATCTCGTTTCTAATATCTATGCTGTGACCAAGTTGAACTTGGTATATATCTCCAGCATGAATGTGCTCCAGAGCTTTATGGCAAGCCAAAAGATACTCTTCTTTAGTGGACGAAAAATTTACATCAACATTTTTTGGTAGAATTTTGAGGGGCTGCTCTGCCGGTGTAAATAGTGCTTTCAAGTCTGCCACAACTGGGTCACCAAAGCCGCTGGCACGATTTACATATAGGAAAATGCAGTCCTCTTGAAATACAGCAGTATGCTGAAAGAGATCAAGTCGAATAAGTGGTGAAGATTTTCTCGGCATACGCCAAGAAAAATCCTCGATGAATGCTGCCGCATCGTAGTCAATACGAGCTACGAAACCAGCGTGAAATCCGTTGCTGGCCAGGTCCGATCTATAACTTGATGCGGTCAGTGCTCTGAGCACGTCCCAAATCTGCTTCTTCGATTTTATTTTCGCCTCACCAGACGCACTAAACTGAATTTCAGCCTCTAATGATGATTCAATTGTTTTTATTAGATTTTTTGAGATGACATCGTTTGCATTAACACTAATAGCATCTTGATTAATGCTAATAGTTGCAAGGTGGCCAATTGCCACTAGTGAATTCCGGCAATCCTCCAATGGGCCACTAATTGACTCAGCGAGGAAAGCATGTTCGTTGCCATATTGCAGAACTGATCGACGATAGACTGAAAATGGATCTATTCCTGGCGATTTTTCCAGCTTAAAAACTTCTGTCAGTATCGTTTGCATGCTTTGGATCCAACACTAGTAAGTAGTTCGTTCGTGCTCAATCTTCTATGTTGTTGCCTTAGCATGCTAGACACAAGAAAACCAGTTCAGATCAGTACAGCTAGGACAAATTACAATCTGTACTCATGCGATCTGGCTTGAGCTGTACTTGTTCGAGCTGGCTCAGTTCAGGAAATTCTCAAGATTCTAAAAATGTCGAACCACTTCACCCCGAGGATTCCCAAGTACAAAAAGCTCGCAGACGATATCGAGGCAGCTATACGGATTGGTACCTATGAGCCAGGGGAGCGCCTCCCATCTTTGAGACAGACAGCCCTCACCCACGCGGTCTCGCTGTCAACGGTGCTGGAGGCATATCGTTGCCTTGAAGATGCTCAGTTGATTGAGACTCGGCCCAAAGCTGGTCACTTCGTCACGCGATGGCCTGGGGGCCTTCTTGAGCCAGAAGTCAGTACTCCTCCAGCATATGCAGCGCCAGTCGCAGTCGCAGAACTCATCGAGATGGTGATGAACTCTGCTGGGATGCCCGACCTGATCTCTTTTGGCTCTGGGTATCCAACAGTGACACAGCTCCCAACAGGCAAGATTGAACGTGCGATGACAAAAGCCATTCAGCAAAGTGCTGGAGCGCTAAGCCGATATCCAGTTGCTTTAGGCCACGATGGTC
Protein-coding sequences here:
- a CDS encoding anthranilate synthase component I family protein, with amino-acid sequence MQTILTEVFKLEKSPGIDPFSVYRRSVLQYGNEHAFLAESISGPLEDCRNSLVAIGHLATISINQDAISVNANDVISKNLIKTIESSLEAEIQFSASGEAKIKSKKQIWDVLRALTASSYRSDLASNGFHAGFVARIDYDAAAFIEDFSWRMPRKSSPLIRLDLFQHTAVFQEDCIFLYVNRASGFGDPVVADLKALFTPAEQPLKILPKNVDVNFSSTKEEYLLACHKALEHIHAGDIYQVQLGHSIDIRNEMPPSAFYALLREQNPSPYMFLHQAPDMDLVGASPENYVRVEGRRLSMRPIAGTLGKSEDLDAQKLYAELTSSQKENAEHIMLVDLCRNDVGRLCEPGTLTVSSLMKMEEFPSLYHLISTVEGNLQPEVDPVDVLMATFPAGTMVGAPKIRAMEIIEDLENSPRGQYAGAIGFIGFDGSMNMALCIRMACHKDGNYQIRASAGIVYDSNPEREWQETLTKMRLLYRTLTNKEIIS